Within the Bacteroidia bacterium genome, the region GTCCAAGATATTCTGCCTGCGGTACGGTTTGATTGACAAAACGCTGCCGGAGCTGATCATTGCTTTCCCGTTTGATTTTCCATTTCAATGCATTGGCTGAATTAGGGGACTTATCATCGGGCGGGCCGAACATCATCAGGGTAGGCCACCACCAGCGGTTGACTGCATCTTGCGCCATCACGCGCTGATCAGCTGTTCCCTGCGCCATCCTGCACATGATCTCATATCCCTGCCGCTGATGAAAGCTTTCCTCTTTACAGATCCGCACCATAGCCCTTGCATAAGGTCCATAGGAAGTCCGCTGCAACATCACCTGGTTCATGATCGCCGCACCATCCACCAGCCATCCGATAGCGCCGATGTCAGCCCAGCTCAGGGTGGGATAATTAAAGATGGAAGAATACTTTGCCTTGCCTGAATGCAGCTGCTCCAGCAACTCGTCTCTGGAAACCCCCATTGTTTCCGCAGCGGTATAAAGATATAAACCATGGCCACCCTCGTCCTGCACCTTTGCCATAAGTACCATTTTTGCGCGCAAACCCGGCGCCCGGGTGATCCAGTTGCCTTCCGGTAACATCCCCACTACTTCTGAATGGGCGTGCTGGGATATCTGACGAATTAAATGCCGGCGGTAATCCTCCGGCATCCAGTCTTTAGGCTCAATATATTCATTGGCTGAAAGCTTCGCTTCAAAAGCCGCTTCCATTTGTTTTGGATCCATGCATTTCTGTTCAGGTAAGCAAATGTAAGAATCTTTGCAATAAAATCCATTTGCTATTACCCTGATTTTTAATGATATCCCAATTACCATAATGATATTTCTCATAATTTTACATCCGGATGGCTGCCTTTAATAAACTCCGGGTTACAGATATAAGACAGGAAACAAAGGATTGTGTTTCTGTTGCTGTTGAGGTGCCTGCCGGATTAAAAGATCAGTATCGTTACATTCAGGGACAATACCTGACCTTGAAATTAAATGTGAACGGGGAAGAGATCCGGCGTTCCTATAGTATTTGCAGCAGCCCGGTTGCCGACAGTGAACTTCGCATTGCTGTAAAGCGTGTGAAGGGAGGGAAAGTGTCTAATTATCTCAATGATCATCTAAAGAAGGGTGATGAGTTGGAGGTAATGACGCCCATGGGAAGTTTTTATACTCCACTAGATCCGGCGAACAAAAAAAAATATTTTCTTTTTGCGGGTGGCAGTGGGATCACTCCCATGTTTTCAATTCTTCGCTCCGTACTGTTTGCAGAACCAAATTCCTCCGTCATTTTATTTTACGGCAACACGGATGAGGTGCATACGATTTTCCGGCATGCACTGAATGAGATAGAGGAAAAATCCGGAGGGCGGCTGAAAATCCATTATCTGTACGAGCATCCGAAGGAAGCCTGCGATGCGTTGCACACAGGAATGCTTACCCGCGAAAAAGCCGCTGAGCTGTTTGAGCGGTTCTGCGGAGTAGGATTCAATCATGAATACTTTGTATGCGGTCCGGGCCCGATGATGGAGAATGTGAAATCAGTGATTATGGACCAAAAAGTTCCCGCACATCAGTTTCATATTGAGTACTTCTCCTCCGCGCAGGAAAGTGCGGCCAAAGAAATGAATCCTTCCCTCACGGCTCAGGTTACAGTATCCATGTATGGTATTGAGACGCATTTTGAACTGGATTCCAACGGAAAGAGCATACTGGATGCAGCTCTGGATGCCGGAGTGGATGTGCCCTTTGCCTGCAAAGGCGCAGTTTGCTGTACCTGCAGAGGAAAGTTGCTGGAAGGAAAGGTGAAAATGGATAAAAATTTTGCGTTAACGGATGCAGAAGTGGCGCAGGGATTTATTCTCACCTGTCAGAGTCATCCGCTGACCCCCGT harbors:
- the paaA gene encoding 1,2-phenylacetyl-CoA epoxidase subunit A; translation: MDPKQMEAAFEAKLSANEYIEPKDWMPEDYRRHLIRQISQHAHSEVVGMLPEGNWITRAPGLRAKMVLMAKVQDEGGHGLYLYTAAETMGVSRDELLEQLHSGKAKYSSIFNYPTLSWADIGAIGWLVDGAAIMNQVMLQRTSYGPYARAMVRICKEESFHQRQGYEIMCRMAQGTADQRVMAQDAVNRWWWPTLMMFGPPDDKSPNSANALKWKIKRESNDQLRQRFVNQTVPQAEYLGLKIPDPLLKWNEQKQGYDFGQPDWSEFERVIHGHGPCNKERLNARIGAHQEGAWVREAAQAYAEKMKPVTA
- a CDS encoding 2Fe-2S iron-sulfur cluster binding domain-containing protein, yielding MAAFNKLRVTDIRQETKDCVSVAVEVPAGLKDQYRYIQGQYLTLKLNVNGEEIRRSYSICSSPVADSELRIAVKRVKGGKVSNYLNDHLKKGDELEVMTPMGSFYTPLDPANKKKYFLFAGGSGITPMFSILRSVLFAEPNSSVILFYGNTDEVHTIFRHALNEIEEKSGGRLKIHYLYEHPKEACDALHTGMLTREKAAELFERFCGVGFNHEYFVCGPGPMMENVKSVIMDQKVPAHQFHIEYFSSAQESAAKEMNPSLTAQVTVSMYGIETHFELDSNGKSILDAALDAGVDVPFACKGAVCCTCRGKLLEGKVKMDKNFALTDAEVAQGFILTCQSHPLTPVVRIDYDS